A window of Oncorhynchus nerka isolate Pitt River linkage group LG4, Oner_Uvic_2.0, whole genome shotgun sequence contains these coding sequences:
- the LOC115129038 gene encoding zona pellucida sperm-binding protein 3-like isoform X2 — MGLIMANTLWLFPKQLVLFLLVENLISPTFSLTYSTGTVQQLPIQLPQFGDRLPFKQLQLPQQTVSRPVGLETVDVKCHSDYMEIVVKADLFKLGILIDMDDLRLGVEQDQETCRATAAGEEYRIFAALSDCGTKRLMNKDSMIYTNLLRYTPRATPDGVIRMDGAVIPIACHYERKYSSDSAPLQPTWIPFSATVSAEDNLQFSLKLMTSDWLYERGSRVYFLGDPINIEASVRVAHHSRLRVFVSSCVGTLDPDNNSFPRYVFIEHDGCLVDSQLPGSNSGFMHRTQDDKLQFHIDAFRFYQENRAELYIICHLMAIPVMDHAEPSNKACSFINGRWRSADSNDLQCGRCPSLNSQKGVDHDPARYPLSPRQGGSQPRGYRIKPQATGDHWRSGIKSKKVWNQDVTLGPIMVTTKQRTPLSPTTREGIAIYGFPSPTEDRRPLSPGSRWKRGMDFKRELEPTPDRELNPTPEPIGDLGEDKDLYTIGTH; from the exons ATGGGACTCATAATGGCAAACACACTCTGGCTATTTCCAAAGCAGTTAGTTCTGTTTTTACTAGTGGAAAACTTAATATCTCCTACTTTTTCACTTACTTACAGCACTGGCACAGTGCAACAACTTCCAATCCAACTGCCACAGTTTGGGGATCGTCTACCTTTTAAACAGCTTCAACTTCCCCAACAAACAGTTTCCAGACCAGTTGGATTGGAAACGGTCGATGTGAAGTGCCATTCAGACTACATGGAGATAGTTGTGAAGGCTGATCTGTTTAAACTCGGTATTCTTATTGACATGGATGACCTGCGACTTGGAGTTGAACAGGACCAAGAGACCTGCAGGGCTACAGCAGCCGGAGAAGAATACAGAATATTTGCAGCGCTATCAGACTGTGGAACCAAGCGTCTG ATGAACAAAGACTCCATGATCTATACAAACCTCCTCAGATATACACCCAGAGCCACACCAGATGGGGTTATTCGAATGGATGGTGCTGTAATCCCAATTGCTTGTCATTATGAAAG GAAGTACAGTTCAGACAGTGCCCCTCTCCAGCCGACCTGGATCCCCTTCAGCGCCACAGTGTCTGCCGAAGACAACCTGCAGTTCTCCTTGAAACTTATGACAA GTGACTGGCTCTATGAGCGGGGTTCTAGAGTCTACTTCCTGGGTGATCCCATCAACATTGAGGCGTCTGTCAGGGTAGCTCACCACTCCAGGCTCAGGGTCTTTGTTAGCAGCTGCGTGGGCACACTGGACCCAGACAATAACTCTTTCCCCAGATATGTCTTCATTGAGCATGATGG GTGCTTGGTGGATTCCCAGCTGCCTGGCTCCAACTCTGGGTTCATGCATAGAACCCAGGATGACAAGCTCCAGTTCCACATTGATGCCTTTAGGTTCTACCAGGAGAACAGGGCAGAG CTATACATCATATGCCACCTTATGGCAATCCCTGTCATGGACCATGCAGAACCTAGCAACAAGGCATGCTCCTTCATTAATGGCAG ATGGAGGTCTGCCGACTCAAATGATTTGCAATGTGGCCGTTGTCCAAGCCTGAATAGCCAGAAGGGGGTTGATCACGATCCAGCACGATATCCCCTCAGTCCAAGACAAGGCGGTAGCCAACCTCGTGGCTACCGCATCAAACCTCAAGCCACTGGCGACCATTGGCGGAGTGGGATTAAGTCCAAGAAAG tatGGAACCAGGATGTTACTCTGGGCCCCATAATGGTTACAACCAAACAGAGGACACCTTTATCTCCAACGACGAGGGAAGGGATCGCTATATATGGCTTCCCTTCTCCAACTGAGGACAGGAGGCCCCTATCACCTGGCAGTCGTTGGAAGAGGGGAATGGACTTCAAGAGGG AGCTGGAGCCTACCCCAGACCGTGAGTTGAATCCTACACCTGAGCCCATTGGAGACCTTGGAGAGGACAAGGATCTCTATACAATTGGAACTCATTGA
- the LOC115129038 gene encoding zona pellucida sperm-binding protein 3-like isoform X1: protein MGLIMANTLWLFPKQLVLFLLVENLISPTFSLTYSTGTVQQLPIQLPQFGDRLPFKQLQLPQQTVSRPVGLETVDVKCHSDYMEIVVKADLFKLGILIDMDDLRLGVEQDQETCRATAAGEEYRIFAALSDCGTKRLMNKDSMIYTNLLRYTPRATPDGVIRMDGAVIPIACHYERKYSSDSAPLQPTWIPFSATVSAEDNLQFSLKLMTSDWLYERGSRVYFLGDPINIEASVRVAHHSRLRVFVSSCVGTLDPDNNSFPRYVFIEHDGCLVDSQLPGSNSGFMHRTQDDKLQFHIDAFRFYQENRAELYIICHLMAIPVMDHAEPSNKACSFINGRWRSADSNDLQCGRCPSLNSQKGVDHDPARYPLSPRQGGSQPRGYRIKPQATGDHWRSGIKSKKVWNQDVTLGPIMVTTKQRTPLSPTTREGIAIYGFPSPTEDRRPLSPGSRWKRGMDFKRGFLNHEVLVKELEPTPDRELNPTPEPIGDLGEDKDLYTIGTH, encoded by the exons ATGGGACTCATAATGGCAAACACACTCTGGCTATTTCCAAAGCAGTTAGTTCTGTTTTTACTAGTGGAAAACTTAATATCTCCTACTTTTTCACTTACTTACAGCACTGGCACAGTGCAACAACTTCCAATCCAACTGCCACAGTTTGGGGATCGTCTACCTTTTAAACAGCTTCAACTTCCCCAACAAACAGTTTCCAGACCAGTTGGATTGGAAACGGTCGATGTGAAGTGCCATTCAGACTACATGGAGATAGTTGTGAAGGCTGATCTGTTTAAACTCGGTATTCTTATTGACATGGATGACCTGCGACTTGGAGTTGAACAGGACCAAGAGACCTGCAGGGCTACAGCAGCCGGAGAAGAATACAGAATATTTGCAGCGCTATCAGACTGTGGAACCAAGCGTCTG ATGAACAAAGACTCCATGATCTATACAAACCTCCTCAGATATACACCCAGAGCCACACCAGATGGGGTTATTCGAATGGATGGTGCTGTAATCCCAATTGCTTGTCATTATGAAAG GAAGTACAGTTCAGACAGTGCCCCTCTCCAGCCGACCTGGATCCCCTTCAGCGCCACAGTGTCTGCCGAAGACAACCTGCAGTTCTCCTTGAAACTTATGACAA GTGACTGGCTCTATGAGCGGGGTTCTAGAGTCTACTTCCTGGGTGATCCCATCAACATTGAGGCGTCTGTCAGGGTAGCTCACCACTCCAGGCTCAGGGTCTTTGTTAGCAGCTGCGTGGGCACACTGGACCCAGACAATAACTCTTTCCCCAGATATGTCTTCATTGAGCATGATGG GTGCTTGGTGGATTCCCAGCTGCCTGGCTCCAACTCTGGGTTCATGCATAGAACCCAGGATGACAAGCTCCAGTTCCACATTGATGCCTTTAGGTTCTACCAGGAGAACAGGGCAGAG CTATACATCATATGCCACCTTATGGCAATCCCTGTCATGGACCATGCAGAACCTAGCAACAAGGCATGCTCCTTCATTAATGGCAG ATGGAGGTCTGCCGACTCAAATGATTTGCAATGTGGCCGTTGTCCAAGCCTGAATAGCCAGAAGGGGGTTGATCACGATCCAGCACGATATCCCCTCAGTCCAAGACAAGGCGGTAGCCAACCTCGTGGCTACCGCATCAAACCTCAAGCCACTGGCGACCATTGGCGGAGTGGGATTAAGTCCAAGAAAG tatGGAACCAGGATGTTACTCTGGGCCCCATAATGGTTACAACCAAACAGAGGACACCTTTATCTCCAACGACGAGGGAAGGGATCGCTATATATGGCTTCCCTTCTCCAACTGAGGACAGGAGGCCCCTATCACCTGGCAGTCGTTGGAAGAGGGGAATGGACTTCAAGAGGG GATTTCTTAACCATGAGGtgctggtcaaag AGCTGGAGCCTACCCCAGACCGTGAGTTGAATCCTACACCTGAGCCCATTGGAGACCTTGGAGAGGACAAGGATCTCTATACAATTGGAACTCATTGA